The Acidithiobacillus ferrooxidans ATCC 23270 genomic interval CGGTCATGGGCGTAGCCACATAGCCGGGGGCGATACTGCACACGCGGATGCCGCGGTCTCGCAGTTCCAGGCGCAGGCTCTCCAGGTAGGCGATCGCTCCCGCCTTGGACGCTGAATACGCCGCCGCACCCGGCAGTCCGCGAAAACCGGCGACGCTGGCGATGCCCGCAATCCGCGCCTGTGGCGCCAGATAGGGCAGGAAGGCGCCGCAGGTCAGCTCTACTCCGATCAGATTGGTGGCCACGATTTCGGCAAAAACGGTGCGATCCGCCGGTTCCGCCGTCAGCGTGCCGTGACTGATGCCCGCGTTGGCGATCAGCACGGCGACGGACCCGAAGCCTCCGGCGAAATCCGCTGCAATCCGGTCGAGGGCGGCGCCGTCGCAGACATCGACCGTTCGCAACTCCGCCCGCGCACCCCGCGCGCGCACCTGAACGGCCGTTTCCTGCAAAGCCGTCCGGCGACGCCCGAGGAGCAGGA includes:
- a CDS encoding SDR family oxidoreductase — its product is MMGAVVITGAGSGIGRALALAYAEPGRVVLLLGRRRTALQETAVQVRARGARAELRTVDVCDGAALDRIAADFAGGFGSVAVLIANAGISHGTLTAEPADRTVFAEIVATNLIGVELTCGAFLPYLAPQARIAGIASVAGFRGLPGAAAYSASKAGAIAYLESLRLELRDRGIRVCSIAPGYVATPMTAENHYPMPWLMPVDQAAAKMRRAIDRGRPWCVLPWQMAVLGTLLRHLPIAIYDPIFARVAGKRRRTGDDAAES